Genomic segment of Vulpes lagopus strain Blue_001 chromosome 7, ASM1834538v1, whole genome shotgun sequence:
AATGGCCCCAGTGTGGGGTCAGGGACTGCTGTACCACGCCCCGATGCCGCAGGTGGAAGTACTGCCCGTCAGGAAAGATCTGGGAACGTGGAGAAGCATCCGCGAGCATGGCACCTGGCTCCGACATGCAGTGCCCCAGGACAGGCCAACACCTCTGGcttgctcccccccccaccaggtGCCCAGGTGGGGGCTTCGGTCGCCCCCCAGAGGCCCCAGAATCTGAAGCTGGTCGAGGCAGGGGTGGGCTGGGGCTTCTGGACATCTGGAGTACCCCTCCCGTCTGCCGGGGTCTGGGGTCGTCCAGGCCCAGCCCCCCCTGTCCATCGGgtcccacccacctgccccaggtAGACGAAGCCGAATTTGCGCGCCAGGCGCTCGGCCTCCCGGTAACCCTGGGACACCCTCACGGCCCAGCTGCTGACATAGATGGGGGCCCGGGCCGAGGACCACCCCACAGGCAGGGGGCCAACgagggccaggcccagggccacGGCTAGGCGCAGCCAGAGCGCAGTCCGGGCGGGCcgcatggcggcggcggcgggggcggggccgggccggggcctcCGAAAGCCCCTCCCCCTGGGCAAACCGCCGAGTCGgccccggcgcccgccccgcccccggggccatAGCAACCCCTGGAAGGCTTCAACTCCCAGGGGGCCTTGCGGCTCCCCCTTGAGGGGCGCGAAGATCCGGCCCGAGTCGGGGGGCGCCCACGGCCGCCCGCGGCCTCCGCAGACCCGAGCCGTCTGCAGCCTCAGTGTCCCCGACCTGGACAGTGACCCGCTCTCCCGACCCAGGGGAGCCGGGTCGCCGCGGCTctcctcggccccgcccccgagaatcagccctgcctcctgcccggCGCCGGCCCACTAGCGCTTCCCAGTAAGTCCCGCCTCCCGGACTCGGGGcgccccaaccccctgccccgAGAGGCCGCCCTCCTCCTTTATGatcagccccgcccctcccccgccctcgcCAATCAGCTCCGGCCTCTCTCGGGTCCTCCCGCCAGAGGCTCCGCCCCCACGGCGGCTCAGCCAATAATCCCCGGccgtggccccgccccctgctccgcCCACGTCCCGGCCCGTCCGCCAATCGGCGCGCTcagccccggcgccccgcccACTGCCCCCGGAGTCGCGGctgcggcggccgcggcccgcCAGAGGGCAATgcggcgggggaggcggggcaggCCCCACCTCCTTTGTCCGCCCTGCCCTCCCATtggccggggcgcggggcagggggcggagaCCAGCCTGGGGGCGGAGCGGGGCTGCTCGCGCCGCGGGACGGAGGCGCGAGCGCAGCGGGGCCGGTGCGCGGGGCCGCGGTCGAGCTCGGGCTGCCAGCCCCGGGCCCGCCGGTGCCATGGACGGCCTGCGCCAGCGCTTCGAGCACCTTCTGGAACAGAGGAACTTGGTCACCGAAGCGCTAGGGGCTCTCGAAGCCAAGACAGGTGTCGACAAGCGGTACTTGGCCGCGGGTGAGCCGTCCGGGGCGCTCGGGACTGCTGCCCCATTTCGCCGACCGGCACACTGAGGCCCCGGGGCGCCGGGGCCCCGGTCCCGACCCCTCGCGGCCGGCGGGGCGCACCTCACCGTCCAGCAGGGAGACAGACGGAGATCCTGGGGAGGGGTCGTGCGCCAGGACCTCGCGTCTGCCAGCAGCCTGTCCTCTGCCCTCGTCGTGCGATCTCGGGCGAGTGTCACCCCCTCTCTCGGCCCCTGCATTACCTCCACTCCCACCCTCGGGTCTGGCCgcaggccgccgccgccccttCCCTGCTGGCCCTGGGTGACCGCCAGGCCGAAGTCCGGTTCTTCCAGTTGCTGTGTCCgccctgggggaggagagggcggCGGGTAGGCGGCCAGTGCCCTGGAGTCTTTCCACCGCGTCCCACAAGGATCCCAGCCTGGAAGCAAGTGGAGCATCCTGCTGGGGCGGGAGGGtctcccccacctctcttccCTCCCGTTTCCtgcgagccccccccccccacggcgtTGGCCCACTGTGCGTGAATACTTGGGTTGGGTTGTCTGAGGCTGTGACGGGGCTGGAGGGGTAGTGGATGCGGGAGCGTAGAGAGGAGCCCCAACAGCCCGGGAGCGGGACTCCTGACTGTAACCATTCCAGgaccccctcctcttcctttcctcctcggTGACCTTGGGGGGCCCCTGCCAGTGTCCCACACTGTCTGGGAAGCACTCCTCAAATGCCTCCTTCCCCTCTTTTCCCGTGTACCAGGCCCATCAGTTCTGCcgccaccccccacacacacccggGGTGCATCACAGGGACACTTTGTCCAGAACGTAGCAGGGGGGCTTTGGGTGAGGACAGGGTGTGTGTTCTGAACACCTCTGTGTGCAGATCCTGGGAGTCCTCTTTCCTCCCATTTCCCCCAGAGGGGAACCCGTGCCCAGCGGCCCAGGGAAGGCCGGTGCTTTGCTTCCCGGGGCCTGCGGTGTCAGGGCAGGTCAGCTCAGCCAGGAACCTGCCCTGGCTTCTCTGCACATTTCCACATCCCTGGTACCTGGAGGCAGGGACTCTAGGTCATagggcagtggggggaggggcctcctggggaggctgggagtcacagggaagaaactgaggccctccCCTAGCGTCAGGAGCTTCGTGGGAGGCTGCCTCTGCCACCTGCCGTGTCTGGAGcatccacccctccctcctcacctctccatctgcccccccAGCTCCATCTGTTGCTGATCTCAGAGAGCTTGCTCCCCCCATGTCCAAGGTCATCCACCCATTGCTGAGGCTGCAGGAATAGGGATTGAGGGGAGAGGTGCCCTAGGAAAGCTGCTCCTCCCAACCAGAACTTTCCCCCCCATCCAGATGTGGGACCTCTTGGGCCCCAGCTGCCCCAAATGATCAGATCCCCAGCCCCAACAGCAACAGACGAAACCCAGCAGAGACGGTGACCAGACCTCCTAAGGCCCGCTGGGgaggctcccctccctcccctgaccccaggcCCTAGGGATAAAGACCAACgcaggtggagggaagggtgggggtgACTCTGCCCTTTGGCACACCGGCGCCCTCTGTCTCTGCAGATAACAGCctgggggaggaggctggaggctaTAAAGTGctcccaggagcccagaggcTCTCTGAGTGACCTTGGGTCTCACTCCCCCAGTTTCCAGTGTGTTCTGGCCATTGAGTGGGCTACGGCGGGGAAGTGCAGGGACCTGCACACCagaagcacttaataaatgcagTATTTACCATCCTTGCTTTCAGAGTGGCTCGTGCtcctggctccctgcctcccccaggggTGTTTTCTCTGAGCCCTCATTTACTGCTGGGAAAGCATGTGTGTGCCTAGAGGGTGCTGGGGAAACGCGTAGAGCTGAGTGGTATTTAGCTATCGCCGCAGCAACCTTGGGAGACAGGGCTATTACCACCCCATtctcagatggggaaactgaggctgctcCGTGTCGTGCGGCAGGTAGGAAAGCAGCGGGCTCTCCGTGCTAAGCTGTCTTGTGCTAAGACAAGGGTCCTTACACGGGGCCATGCTGTCCCTCTCGGGACACTGGGCAGTGACTGGGGACGTTGGTGGCTGTCACGACTGGGGGTGCTCCTGGCAtcgggggctgggggccagggatgCTCCCTGGCACCCCGGGGCCCAGGACGTCCCCACCGAAGATGATCCTGCCCCGATTGTCCGCAGCGGTGAGGATGAAAAACTCCATTGAGATCAAAGTCACAAATGTTGCCTTTCCCTGCTCACTGGGAATCCAGCCCGGATGACAGAATGGCCttacttttgggttttctccCGTGACTTTCATTCGGACGCCGGTCTCTGGCGCCCAGCCCCTCCCATGGGACCTGAGCAGGGCGCTTATACTGGCAGATGGTCACTTACTCGTTCAACAAACAGCTACTCTGTACCTCTCAGGGCCAAGGTCCCCGCCGGCCCTTGGGGGGCTCGCAGTCTGGGGCCAGTGGGGGGGGCACAGACCGACCGGTTACCTGGTTGCAGACACAAAACACGGGGCCCGGGGCCACGGTGACGGTCGCCCAAGTGCCGCAAGGGTGGCAAACCCATCCTGTGGGGTCCCCGAGCTTGTAGGGGGAGTGGTTGCTGCAGACCGGGTCTGCGGCGGGAGGCGGCCCAGGGGTGCCGCCCTGCCCACGCCCTCTCTCCTGCAGGAGCTGCCACTCTGCTAAGCCTGTATCTTCTGTTCGGCTTCGGGGCGTCTCTACTGTGCAATGTAATCGGCTTTGTGTACCCCGCCTATGCATCGTGAGTGCCTGCTGgctgcccgggggcgggggcgtctgggggccctgggcagcccctgactcgccgccccgcccccagaaTCAAGGCTATCGAGAGCCCAAGCAAAGACGACGACACTGTGTGGCTCACCTACTGGGTGGTGTACGGCCTGTTCGGGCTGGCAGAGTTCTTCAGCGATCTACTCCTGTCCTGGTTCCCTTTCTACTACGCGGGCAAGGTGCGTGCCGCCAGGTCACACGCGGGCCTGGGGCCCCCCGGGGCGGGCCGGCGACCAGGACCCGGGGCTGGCGGGAACCGCACCCTGCTGCCCCGTCCCCAGGCTGTCCGACGGGGTGGCCCAGCCCCGTGCCCCAGGGCCAGCGAGCCTCACACCTGCCGTGTCCCCACAGTGCGCCTTCCTGTTGTTCTGCATGATTCCCGGGCCGTGGAACGGGGCTCACATGCTGTATCATCGCGCCATTCGTCCACTCTTTCTAAAGCACCACGAGGCCGTGGACAGCGTCGTGAGGGACTTCAGCGGGCGAGCCCTGGACGTGGCGGCCGGAATCACTCGGGACGGTGTGTGCTCGCGGGGCGCGGGGGTGTCGCCGTGTCCCCGCCTCCGTGTGCCTGggtcccagccccccagcccctgctcagccctctcctgccccctccgtCCTGGCCGCCCCCCGGGTCGCCCCCCTCGGCGGCCCCCTCACTGTCAGCCTCTCTCTCCTACGCTCTCGGGAACCAGTCCTGCAGACCCTGGCCCGCGGCCGGGCTCTCGTCACGCCCGCAGCCGCCCTTGGAGCTGAGCGTACGTAGTCCCCAGCCCCGGGAGGTCGGCCTGTGGGGGTGCAGGTCTGCGTGAACAGCGGTCCCCGCGGACGACGGGAGAACGGCCTCGTGGGCCCGTGCCCCTGGCCGCCGCCCTGCCCCGCCTCACCCCCTCGGCCGTGTCTTTGCAGCCAAAGCAAGTGTGGCTCAGCTCCAGAAGGACAAGTGAAAGCCTCGCCCAGCCTCCACAAGGAGCCGCCGCCCGCTGGCGACCCGGGGGGCACATCGCGGCCCAAGTCCCCCCGGGATTCCCCCACCGACTCGCCGGCAGAGACCTCCACGAGCCCCTCGTCCCCGAGCAAGCCAGTCCCCGCCAGCTCCTCGCAGACCATCTCGGCCCAGCCCCAGGTGCGCCCCCCGGCCGGCACCTCCCGGGTGCCCAGCAAGTCCAGAGTGCAGCTTCGGCCGCGAGCCGCCTCCAGACAGTCCTCCGAGACCGCCGGCCAGCCGCGTCCCCAGTCATCCGCCACCGCCTCGGGCCAACCCCAGCCAGCCCAAGAGTCCTCAGGCTCCGCGCAGCGCCCCAACACCTCCTCCAGCCAGGGCTCGCAGTCCCCCAGCGGCACCGCCGTCCCCGCGCAGTCCCCCAACAAGACCTCAGATGGGCCCGGGGACCCGGCCCCCAAGGCCTCCAAGTCCGGCAGACAGAATGGGAAGGAGTCCTTGACGCAGCCCAGCGGCAGCTCCTCGGTGCCCGAGCTGCCTGGCTCCGGCCCGTCCGAGTCGTCCCTGGAGTACACCTCCGAGTCCACCACCGAGGTCACCTGCCGctggccccaccccaggcacagGCTGCGCTGTCTGCAGCACTGCTGGCGGCTGAAACACCTGGCCTGCTAGGGGCCACTCAATAAAGCTCATCTGGACGAGCTCCGTCTGGCCGTGTGTCCTCGGGGGGAGCCTGGGGCCGGGGGCTTCGCGGGCACTGTCGCATCCGACCAAGAGCAGAGgcttgaagaaactgaggcccagagagccaCAGGTGCCTGCCCGCGTTCCTGCCATGTGGCTGGGAAGGCTTTTCCCGGAGGAGAATTGGAGCGAGAATTAGAGTGCAAGGCCTTTATTTGGGAGGGATCCCCGGCATcgccagcaggggtggggggcagatgggGAGAGGACGGAGGCTAAGCTTGGGTGTTGCCGAGCCCCAACCGCTGTGGGCACCCGGAGCTCCCTcctgggtggggggtgtgggcTCTGGAAGCCTGGGTCGCCTGCGTAGCCGAGACCactcctgcccaccacccctgctGGCTCCTGGGGGAGCAGTGGCCACCCCTGCACAcggtgtggggggcaggggcggaggaAGCCCTGGCCCAAGGTGGGGGTGCTGGCAGTTGGCATCAGGGTGGCATTCCTGGGCGTGGGGGTGAGGGCGAAGGCTGGAGTGACAGCCTGCAGTCGGTCTCCTCTAGACACCAGCCCAGCCCTGATCGTAGAACCAGGCAGAGACCGCAGCGAGAGGGTGACAAGCCTGTCGCGTGGATATAGCTGCCGAACACTCGAGCAAACAGAGCAAACTCAGTCCAACGGTGCAGTGACACAAGAGAACACCCCCCGTGGGCGGGCAGGTCCCTGGAGGCAGAGCCTGAGTGGGAAGCTGGCAGGGGTGTGCGTGTCGGGGACTGAGCACGGAGGTGGTGTCAGGTGGGGCGGCACCTGGGGGTCCCGAGTGTCTCAGCCCACTGCGAAGAGGGCGGCAACCCCACTGCACCTCCCATCGCCTGAAGACAAGCCTGCGCCTGCAGCCACAGCTCAGAAGGACCTGCCCTCGCCCTCCCCCCCGTGTGCGCCCCCCACTGCCCTGCCGTGCCAGGGCCTGCTCTCCCAGATTCTGGTTGGTCAtggcttgtgtttttttttttttaagattaaaaaaaaaaaattggggatgcctgggtagctcggcagttgagcgtctgccttgggctcaggtcgtgaccctggggtcctgggatcgagtcctgcattgggctccccgcagggagccttcttctccccctgcctgtgtctctactgctctctgtgtctctcaggaataagtaagtaaaatctttaaaaaaaagactttgggatccctgggtggcgcagcagtttggcgcctgcctttgacccagggcgcgatcctggagacccgggatcgaatcccaggtcgggctcccggtgcatggagcctgcttctccctctgcctgtgtctctgcctctctctctctctgtgtgtgactatcataaataaataaaaaatttttaaaaatcttttttttttttaaattttttttttttattatttatttatgatagtcatacagagagagagagaggcagagacacaggcagagggagaagcagactccatgcaccgggagcctgatgtgggattcgatcccgggtctccaggatcgcgccctgggccaaaggcaggcgccaaaccgctgcgccacccagggatcccttaaaaatctttttaaaaaactttaaaaagactttaaaaatttatttaagagaaattgtgtgtgagcagggggtggggcagagggagagagagagactgtcaagcaggctccccgctgagcacgaCCCTGTGATCgtgacttaagccaaaatcagaagccggacactcaactgactgagcccccactcgccccacccccacccccgggtcaCAATTTCTGGTGGAGACACAAGGGGAGCATCAGTAGGGTGCTCACAAGGCCATAACTCAGGGGTTCCCAGCTTGGGGTAATGGTGCCCCAGGGACATTGGACGGTGTTTGGAGACACTTCTCGTGCCTGTCACTTCCCACAGGCCAGTGGCACGTCAGCCCAGCCCCCGCCTTCGCAGGCCCAGCTTGTCTGCAGCTGCTGGTGGCCCCTCTCGCCCCACACACTGTGCCCCAACGGAGGCGGCCCTGTGCAGCCTCCTACCCTGCAGCCTGTGTCCTCATCCTTGAGAACGCCGGGGAAGGAGCTGAGCGACGGGTCCGACTCATTCGTTTGCTCGTTCAGCAAGTCCTGAGCGCCCGCCGTATGCCAGGCCCTGCTGCCACAGTCAAGGATGCGGTAATGGCCCAGAGAGATAACAATTCTGGCTCCTGAGGACTTGGGGAGGTGACGGCAGCATGATAAACACAGGTCAGAAGGAAGGGAATGGTGGGGGGGTGGAGCAGGGGTCAGGAAGAGCCGGAGAAAGCCCTCTCTCCAGAGGTGACGGTGAGCAGAGACGTGCAGACGGGAGAGTCAGGTCAGAGGGCATGGGTCTTGTGACAGCCAGGGCAAAAGTGGCCTGGGCAGAGAGGAGAGCACACGCAAAGGGCCCGGGGCAGGGCTGCGCCGGGAGGAAGGGCGGGCTGGCCGTGGCTGGAGCTGAAAGAGGGAGCGGGGAGAGGAGCTGAGCGGGGCGAGGCTGACCTCACAGGTGTGGGTGCTGAGGACTTTGGCTTTTGCTTGGGGACGCAGGCTTTGCTGGGGTGAGGGAGGACCGGAACCTAATCATTAAAGCAGCACCACCCCGCCCTGCCGAGGAGTCGCCTGGGCCTTGGGGACAGGGacctgggagtctgcttatcGCTGGTGCAGCTGTTTGAGGAATGCGGCGTGGCCACCGTC
This window contains:
- the REEP6 gene encoding receptor expression-enhancing protein 6 isoform X1, coding for MDGLRQRFEHLLEQRNLVTEALGALEAKTGVDKRYLAAGAATLLSLYLLFGFGASLLCNVIGFVYPAYASIKAIESPSKDDDTVWLTYWVVYGLFGLAEFFSDLLLSWFPFYYAGKCAFLLFCMIPGPWNGAHMLYHRAIRPLFLKHHEAVDSVVRDFSGRALDVAAGITRDVLQTLARGRALVTPAAALGAEPKASVAQLQKDK
- the REEP6 gene encoding receptor expression-enhancing protein 6 isoform X2, with the protein product MDGLRQRFEHLLEQRNLVTEALGALEAKTGVDKRYLAAGAATLLSLYLLFGFGASLLCNVIGFVYPAYASIKAIESPSKDDDTVWLTYWVVYGLFGLAEFFSDLLLSWFPFYYAGKCAFLLFCMIPGPWNGAHMLYHRAIRPLFLKHHEAVDSVVRDFSGRALDVAAGITRDAKASVAQLQKDK